DNA sequence from the Mycobacteriales bacterium genome:
CGGGGCGGGCGGGGCGGCGGGGGCGGGGCTGGCGGGGGCGGCGGGCGGCCGGGTCAACGGGTCCAGAGCTGGACGGCGAGGTCGGTCTTGGTGGCGCGGAACAGCTCGGTGCGCACCAGCCGGAGTCCGTCGGTCCGCAGCAGGTCGTCGTCGTCGGAGGCCACTGTCGCGCCGTCGCGGGCCAGCTGGCGCACCAGCCAGACCCGGGTCGCCCCCGCGGGCGGGTCGTCGGGCGGATAGCGCAGGTCAGCGCCCAAGCGGGTCGGAGCGGCGTAGACCGCGAGCCCCGCCGCGGACCGACCCTCCACCGCCACGACCGGCTCGCCGGGCCGTTGCTCGGCGAGCAGGAACGCCGCCACCTGGTCGGCCCGCTCCCACCGCGGCCGGGTCAGGGCGCGGACGTCGGCGACCACCCCCGCGACGACAAGCAGCACGAGCAGCCACCGCCGCCCGACGGCCCCGAGCGCCGCCACGACGGCGAGCCCGAGCAGCGTGGGCAGCAGGTAGCGCGGCACGAAGACCGGCCGCACCAGGTCGACGGCGGTCACGAGCACGACCGGCACGCCGATCCACGCCCACGCCAGCGGCCCGGCCGCGCGTGCCCCCAGCGCGACCGCGACGACCACCGGTAGGGCCAGAACCCCGCCGGTCCACGCGACCAGCGCCGACACCGGGACCAGCAGCCCCGTGGTCGTCAGGTAGCCACCACCGGACGCGCCGTGCGACAGGGCCAGCGCCACCAGCCCGAGGACCGGAAGCGCAGCGACCGAGACGGCGAGCACAGGAGCCTTACGGCGTACGACGAGAGCCGTTCCGAGCGCGAGCCCGCCGACGGCGGGCAGCGCGAACCAGTGCAGCAGCCCGGCGGCGCCCCCTGCCACGGCGAGCAGCCCGACACCCCCGCCCTGCACCACCCGGACGGCACCGAGCAGTGCGAGGGCGGTGGCGAGCAGCGCGAGGCCGTAGGGGCGGGCCTGCACCGACTGGACGACCATCAGCGGTGCGGCCGCCGCGAGCAGGCCGGCGACGAGTGCCACCGCCTGCCCGTGGAGCCGCTCGACGGCCCGCACCAGGACGGCGACGGCGAACACCGAGGCGAGCAGCGACAGCCCGCGTAGCCCGTCGAGGCCGTCGGAGCGCAGGTCGACCAGCGGCAGTCGTGACCACAGCCAGGCCACGGCGTAGTAGGGCCCGTTGAAGGCCGGCGGGTCGGTCAGCCAGGCCGTCGGCCCGCGACCGTCGGCGACGAGGCCGACGACATCACCGAGCGGCCGGTCGACCACCGCGACGGTGTAGAGCTCGTCGAACCACAGCCCGTGACCGCGCAGGACCTGCGTGGTGCCGAGGCCGCCCACCAGCACAGGGGGCAGCACCGCGGGCAGCAGCAGCGGGAGGTGCACCCGCCCGAGGGTAGGAGGGTGCTAGCGGGCGACGACGCGCAGCGGCTCCGCTGCCAGCTGGACCGTCTGCGGGACGGCCTGTGGCCCGGTCTGCTGCGCCGGGATCTCGGCGTCGGCGCCACGCAGGAGCGCGCGGACCTCGGACTCGCGGAAGCGCCGGTGGCCACCGGGAGTGCGGATGCTGCCGATGCGACCGGCGGAGGCCCACCGGGTCACCGTCTTGGGGTCCACGCGGAACAGCGTGGCGACCTCGCCGGGCGTGAGCAGGCGCTCGCGCCCGGGTGCGGTGCGGGCATCGTCGGCCATCGTCGTCATCCTCTCCCCCCGGTACGCCGACTGTGGCGCCCCGGACACCCCCGGTCAACGACCGAAACGCCCAGAAGTGACGGGACCGGACGCAGGAAGGTGGCCGGCGGGTGCCGTCGGGCGATATCCGGCACAAGTCGGACCCACCCGGACGGGTCATGCCGAACCCCCTCGGAACTGGTCCGGAAACAGCCCGAAAGGGCCATGGCGCCTGGGCTCGGCCGCGGCGATCCTCGACGCAGCCGCCGCAATTGGGACACGAGCGACACCCGCGACATCCCGGTCGGCATCGGGTCGGACCCGGACCTCCGGTCCCACCGAGAAGTCCACTGGCCGCCCACCGACCCGACCGTCCTCACGCCTAGGAGACCCCGTGCGCCCCCTCGTCCCCGCAGGAGCACTGCTGCTGCTCTGCGCCGCCACCCCCGCCCTCGCGACGCCGGCCTCCGCCGCGACCGCCGCCGTCGTCTCCCAGAAGGCCGCCGGCTCCGCCGAGTCGGCCCTCGGCCTGCTGTCGGTCACGGCCGCCGGCCACACCGTCGACGTCGCCACCATCGAGCTGATCAGCGACCGGCTGTCGGCGACCCCGGTCGCGAAGGTCGTCGTCACGCCGATCGCGGTCGACGACACCCCCTACGGCCAGCAGACGATCACGTCGGGCTCCTCGACAGTGCCGGCCCTGCCGGGCACGAGCATCCCGTCGGTGCCTGGTGTGCTGTCGGTCGGCTCGCCGGCCATCAACGCCGCCGCGTCCAACACCGACAGCGGCTCGACGAGCAGCGCGGGCGCCCAGTCGCTCGGCAGCCTGTCGGTCCTCGGTCTCACCGTCGACCTGTCCGGTGCAGCCGAGGCCGTCACCGGCGTCACGGGCACCGCCTCCACCGCGACCAAGCGCGTCCAGGTCACCGACCTCGCCCTGCCGAGCATCGCCGAGCTGCTCGCCGGTCTCGGTCTCGACCTCGACCTGCTGCCGCTCGACACCCTGCTCACCCTCGTCGACGAGCTCGGCCTGGTGCTCACCAGCGCTGTCACCACGGCCATCGAGGCGCTCGACGCCGCCCAGGCCGAGCTGACCGCCGCGACCGCGACGCTCACGGCCGCCCTCGCGCAGCTGTCCGCCGCGACGGCCGTCGTCGACACCGCCGTCGCGACCCTCACCAGCGCGATCGGCAGCACCGGCCTCACGGAGACGTCCATCGCGGCGCTGTCCGACGCCGCCCGGCTGCTCCTGCCCGCGGACGTCCTCACCGCCTTCGATGCCCTCGTCGCGGCCCGCTCCACCGCCGCAGCCCTCCAGGCCGCGGTCAACACCGCGCAGGCCGTCGTCGACGCCGCCCAGACCGCGGTCGAGACCGCCGTCGCCGTCGCCCTCGACGCGGTCGAGGCGCTCCTCGACGGCACCCCGCTGCTGTCCCTGGACAGCCTCGAGGTCTCGACCGAGGCGCTCGCCACGAGCGCGAAGGCCGGCGGCCAGCAGGCCTCCGTCACCGGCGGCGAGATCGTCGGGCTCAACGTGCTCGGCACCGACGTCCTCGACACCGTCCTCGGCACCAGCTCGGTCGACCTCCTCGAGGTCACCGACGAGGTCCTCGCCGAGGTCGACGGGGTCGTCGACGGCCTCACAGGGACGCTCGCCAGCGTGCTGTCCGACGTCGCCGGCCTCGAGCTGACGGCCCCGCAGATCGACGTCCTCGGCGCGGCGACCCGCATCGGTGTCGTCGACGGCTTCGGCGAGGCCGAGACGCTCGTCTCGGCCCTGTCGATCACGCTGCCGCGGATCACGCTCCCGACCTCGCTGTCGCTTCCCGGCGTCGGCGCGTTGCCCGCCTTCGAGGGCGTCACCGCCGTCAACGGCGCGCTGTCGAGCCTGGCCGGCTCGGTCGACCTCGTCACGCTCACCGAGCTGTCGCGCTTCCGCCCTGCCGTCACCAGCGCCCCGACCACGGGTACGCCGACGACCGCGCCGACCCTCCCGAGCACCGGTGGCGCCCCCGGCGCCCTCGTCGGCCTCGGTCTGCTGACCGCCGCCGGCGCCGTCCTCGTGGTCCGCCGCCGCACCGCAGTCCCCGCGGCCGTCTAGTCCAGCACCAGCACCACCAGCACCGCCCGAGGGCGGCCACCCGGGACGGGGTGGCCGCCCTCAGGCGTGTGTGACGGGACGCTCACCGGTCCGGGAGGAGCGCGCAGCGGCTCCGGCGTACGCTCTTGTGAAGGCATTCACAAGGGAGCGGTCAGCGTGGACACGGGCCTCAAGCAGGAGCTCGAGGACAAGGTCCTCGCCGGCGAGCGGCTCACCCGGGCCGACGGAGAGGCGCTCTACGCCTCCGACGACCTCGTGTGGCTGGGCGAGCTCGCCCACCTCGTCCGGACGCGCAAGAACGGCGACCGGGTGCTGTTCAACGTCAACGAGCGGCACGCGGAGCCGCAGCCGATGAAGGCCTGGACCTGAGCGACGTGAGCGAGCCGACTCCTGAGCCGGACCTCGAGCCCGAGGTGCCGGTGCGGGTCGGGCGCGCGTTCGCGTCGTACTCCGCCCTGCGGCTGCTGCTGTTCACGATCGTCGTGGCGGTGCTCTACGTCTTCGGGCTGACCGGGCTGCCGCTGCTCGGCACCGCCGTGATCGCGAGCGCAGTGCTGTCCTACGTCGTGCTGCGGCCCCAGCGCGAGGCGCTGGCCAGGGCGATCGCCGGGCGCGACGCCGACCGGCAGGCCGAGAACGCCGCCCGGCGGGCCCAGCTCGAGCAGTAGTGGCGTTGCTCACCCCGGATGTGGCGGCGAGGTGAGCAGGAGACCGGCGGTGCGCGGCGAAGTGATCGGGATCTGACCCCCGCTGAGCGTCGCGCCCCAGACCCGCGACTCAGCCCTTCGAAGGGCTCCACCCCCGTGCGCCGTCCCCTGCTCGCCCTGCTCGCCGTGGGCACCCTCGCCGCTGGACTGACCTTCGGTCCCAGCGCCACCGCCGCGCCGTTCGTCGACCCGCTCGGCTACGGCTTCCAGGGAGAGGGCGGCCTCGACGCCGAGACCCTCGACCAGCGGGTCGGTGCGGTCCTGCCGACCGTTGCTCAGCGCGCGGCCGTCGCCGCGCTCGGAGCCCGCGCCACCTGGGACCCGCTGGGCAGTCCGAAGGTCCTCACCCGTGACGACGCGGAGTTCCTCAGCGAGGCGCTCCCGGGCTCCCCGGCCGACGCCGCGCGGGCCTTCGTGCGCCGCCACGCTGTCGTCTTCGGCCTCTCCGAGGGCCAGACGTCCGCCGATCAGCTCGAGCTGATCAAGGCAGTGCCGCTCACCGAGGGCCCGCAGGCTCGCAAGATGATGGCCCGCGAGAGCGTCGACTGGTCCGACAACGCCCACGTCGTCAGCTTCCGCCAGCGCTACGCCGGCCGGCCGGCCGCGATCGACGGCCAGCTCACGGTGGCCCTCGACAAGGACAACCGGGTGGGCTTCGTCAGCTCCTCGGTGACCAGCCAGACCCAGGTCACCAACACCGCCCGCATCTCCATGGTCGACGCCTACCTCGCCGCCGCGAAGGACGCCCGCATCGCGATCGACCGCGACAGCATCGAGCTGCTCGGCACGGTGAACCCGCTCGGTCACCGCGTGCTCAAGCGGGCCGGCGTTGCCGACCAGCAGCTGGTCCGCCTGGTCGCGGTCCCGACGCCGCGCGACGGCGTGCGGCTGGCGTTCGAGGCCATCGTGCTGCGCAGCCTCACCGACGGGGTCGAGCACCCGCACGCCTACGTGTCGATGGTCGACGCACAGACCGGGAAGGTGCTGCACCGCAGCAACCGCCTGCAGCACCTCGCGGAGGCCGGCGCGGATGACGCCCCCGGTGCCGGCTCGGTGCCCTACTGGAAAGTCTTCCCGAACTTCCCCGACCTGCCGGTCCAGGGCACGGTCACGCCGGACAACCGCGAGTTCTGGTGCTTCACCGGTGGCACCGACTGCGCCCGGGTCCTCGGACCGGTCGGCGACGTCCCCAACGTCGCGAGCCCCTACGCCTACGACGAGAACCTCCTGCCGGACGGCACTCCGGTGCCCTCCAACAGCACCGACGGCAACAACGCCCGCACCGCGATCTCGCGGGTCAGCCAGCTGACCCCCGACACCGCCGTGCCCGCCCTGTCGGTGACCCGCGAGTACGACTTCGCCTTCACCGACCAGTGGCAGCAGAGCAAGTGCGACCCGGCCAGCTTCGTCTCGCCACAGCTCAACGACGCGGACGCCGCGACGGCCAACCTGTTCGTCATGCACAACCGCATGCACGACTGGGGCTACTTCCTCGGCTGGACCGAGGTCAACAGCAACTTCCAGAAGGAGAACGCCGGCTCCGAGGCCGACAGCGCCGACCGCGAGAGTGACCCGGAGATCGGCAACAGCCAGTCCGGCTCCATCGCGGGTGGCGCGACCTTCCTCGGCCGCGACAACGCCAACCAGATCACGCTGATGGACGGCTTGCCGGGCATCAGCAACCAGTACCTCTGGGAGCCCCTGCAGGCCGGCTTCTACCCGCCCTGCGTCGACGGCGACTACGACATGGGCATCGTCGCGCACGAGGTCGGCCACGGGATCCAGAACCGCATGACCGCAAACGGGAACGGTCTGTCCGGCGACCAGGCGCGCTCCATGGGCGAGTCCTGGTCCGACCTGTCGGCGATGGAGTACCTCAACGGCTACGGCTACGAGTACGGCACCGGCCTGCAGCGCTACTCGATCGCGGCCTACGCCGTCGGTGACGCCGTCCACGGCATCCGCAACTTCAACATGGCCGACAGCCCGCTCAACTACTCCGACGTCGACTACGACGGCAACGGCACGACGTCGCCGCACGCCGACGGCGAGATCTGGAGCGCCACCCAGTTCGACCTGCGCGCCGCGCTGGTCAAGAAGTGGGAGTCGCGCTTCGACAGCGACGACCAGGCGCTGCAGGCGCGCTGCGCCGAGGGCCTGCTGCCCTCCACCCAGTGCCCGGGCAACCGCCGCTGGATCCAGCTGATCCACGACGGCTTCCTGCTCCAGCCGTCCTCGACGAGCATGCTCGACAGTCGCGACGCGATCCTCGCCGCCGACAAGGTCCGCTACAACAGCGCCAACACCAAGGAGCTGTGGGCGGCGTTCGCCAAGCGCGGCATGGGCGCCGACGCCGAGTCCGTCTCGGCCAGCGACCACGACGTCGAAGCCGGCTTCCAGGACCCGGTCGGCAGCAACGGCCGCATCGTTTTCACGGCGACCGGCACCGGCGCGACCCTGCCCGAGGAGATCGAGGTCCACGTCGGCGCCTTCGAGGCGCGCACGACCCCGGTCGCGGTCCTCGCGGGTGCCACGCCCAGCCCGGCCCGCAGCTTCACCCCCGGCACCTACCGCCTCTACGTCGTCGCGGAGGGCTTCGGCCACCTGCGCGCCACGATGACGGTCACCGCAGGCGGCACCAAGACCGTCACCCTGCCGCTGCGTGCCAACCTCGCCTCCAGCACCAACGGCGCCGAGGCGACCGGTGACGGCGGCGGCCTGGAGTTCCTCATCGACGACTCCGAGGACACCAACTGGGCCTCGATCAACGAGGGCGACATCCGCGGCAAGCAGGTCACGGTGGACCTCGCCGGCGGTCAGCAGACCGTCCGCGAGGTGCAGGTCAGCGCCGTCAACCGGCCGGGCTTGTGCGACGGAGCGACCGGTGCCGACCCGACCGAGGTCGTGCAGTGCCAGGACGCCGAGGAGGCGCCCTACGACACCGGCGGCCAGAACCGCTTCGCGGCGCTGCGCTCCTTCGAGATCCTCACCTGCGACACGACGACCGGCTCGGCCTGCGAGCAGGAGGGTGACTTCACCTCCCGCCTCGTCGCGAAGGACGCCTTCCCGGCCGACCGCCCGCGCCCGACGGTGAAGGACCTCAGGCTGCGGACCTTCGCGATCCCGGAGACCAAGGCGACCCACGTGCGCATCAAGGTCGTCGACAACCAGTGCACCGGCGGCCCGGACTACACCGGTGCGGCGAACCCGGAGAACAACCCGCTGTCCGACCCGGACTGCGCCAACGGCGCGCTCACGACCGCCTCGGCGGCCGGTGCGCCCGCGACGACGACCAACAACAGCCAGCTCCAGCGGGTGCGCATCTCCGAGCTGCAGGTCTTCACCAGCCGCACGGCGGCGGCCCCGGTCGTCAACACCCCGCCGGTCGTCACCCCGCCCGTCGTCACGCCGCCGGTCTCGGCTCCGACGCTGCCCACCACCGGTGGCGTGCCGCTGGCGCTGCTCGGCCTCGGCCTGCTCGTCGGGGCCGGCGCGGTCGTCCGGGCGCGTCGCACCGCCTGACCGACCCGCTCACGCCGAAGGGCCACACCCCCGCGCGGGGTGTGGCCCTTCGGCGTACTCCGTGGTGCTCGGCTGTCGAGGAGCCGCCACCCGCGAGATGTGGCGATCATGCGGGCGTGGCCACGTTGCCGTGATCGTCACGTCCGTTCGGACCCGGGTACGACGAAGGCCCGCACCCCCCTCGGGCGCGGGCCTCTGTCGTGGCTGTCGGGCGGGCGGTGCCTAGAAGTTGGTGATGGTGCCCGTGACGGTGCCCTCGGTGGGCAGACCCGCGCAGGTGTCGGACAGGGTCATGCGGACCGAGACGAGGTTGGCGGACTTGGCGCTGACCTTGAGCGTGCCGGTGCCGCAGTAGGTGACGACGTTGCCGGCGTAGTCGTCGTTGGTGAAGACCTGCATCGCGACCGGCAGTCCGGTGGCGTCGACGGCGCTGAGCTTGACGGTCTTCTCGCCCTTGACGGTGTCGAAGTCGAAGCACTGGCCGGGGAGGTCGCAGTTGTTGAGGGAGAAGCTCGCCGCGACCGAGACGGTGCCGGCGGTGAAGGCCGTGTAGTCGAAGGTCACGGTGCGGGTGGTCTTCTTCGGCGGCTTGGGGGCGGCCGAGGCGGCCAGTGGGGTCGCGACGACCGCAACGGCGGCCAGCAGGGCGAGGGAGCGCTTCACGGGGTGTCCTTCGGTCGGGTGGTGCTGCTGGGTTCGACGCGATCAACGAGGCTCCTGCCTGCGAGTGACGCCGGCCGCCTCACAGCGGACTCACAGGCGACGTCCAGACTGGCGCCAGCGGGTGCGCGCACAGTGGTGGTGCACCCGGAGGAAGGACGTCGAGACGTGACCAGCACCAGCGCACGGCCCGAGGCCCGGCTGCTCGTCGTCGACGACGAGCCCAACATCGTCGAGCTGCTCTCGGCGAGCCTGCGCTTCGCGGGCTTCGAGGTGGCGACGGCTACCAACGGGCAGGAGGCGCTCACCACCGCACGGACCTTCCGGCCCGACGTTGCGCTGCTCGACGTGATGATGCCGGGCATGGACGGCTTCGAGCTGGTCCGGCGGCTGCGCGGCGAGGGGGCCCGGGTGCCGGTGCTCTTCCTCACCGCCTGCGACG
Encoded proteins:
- a CDS encoding glycosyltransferase family 39 protein, yielding MHLPLLLPAVLPPVLVGGLGTTQVLRGHGLWFDELYTVAVVDRPLGDVVGLVADGRGPTAWLTDPPAFNGPYYAVAWLWSRLPLVDLRSDGLDGLRGLSLLASVFAVAVLVRAVERLHGQAVALVAGLLAAAAPLMVVQSVQARPYGLALLATALALLGAVRVVQGGGVGLLAVAGGAAGLLHWFALPAVGGLALGTALVVRRKAPVLAVSVAALPVLGLVALALSHGASGGGYLTTTGLLVPVSALVAWTGGVLALPVVVAVALGARAAGPLAWAWIGVPVVLVTAVDLVRPVFVPRYLLPTLLGLAVVAALGAVGRRWLLVLLVVAGVVADVRALTRPRWERADQVAAFLLAEQRPGEPVVAVEGRSAAGLAVYAAPTRLGADLRYPPDDPPAGATRVWLVRQLARDGATVASDDDDLLRTDGLRLVRTELFRATKTDLAVQLWTR
- a CDS encoding DUF4229 domain-containing protein: MSEPTPEPDLEPEVPVRVGRAFASYSALRLLLFTIVVAVLYVFGLTGLPLLGTAVIASAVLSYVVLRPQREALARAIAGRDADRQAENAARRAQLEQ
- a CDS encoding M36 family metallopeptidase, with translation MRRPLLALLAVGTLAAGLTFGPSATAAPFVDPLGYGFQGEGGLDAETLDQRVGAVLPTVAQRAAVAALGARATWDPLGSPKVLTRDDAEFLSEALPGSPADAARAFVRRHAVVFGLSEGQTSADQLELIKAVPLTEGPQARKMMARESVDWSDNAHVVSFRQRYAGRPAAIDGQLTVALDKDNRVGFVSSSVTSQTQVTNTARISMVDAYLAAAKDARIAIDRDSIELLGTVNPLGHRVLKRAGVADQQLVRLVAVPTPRDGVRLAFEAIVLRSLTDGVEHPHAYVSMVDAQTGKVLHRSNRLQHLAEAGADDAPGAGSVPYWKVFPNFPDLPVQGTVTPDNREFWCFTGGTDCARVLGPVGDVPNVASPYAYDENLLPDGTPVPSNSTDGNNARTAISRVSQLTPDTAVPALSVTREYDFAFTDQWQQSKCDPASFVSPQLNDADAATANLFVMHNRMHDWGYFLGWTEVNSNFQKENAGSEADSADRESDPEIGNSQSGSIAGGATFLGRDNANQITLMDGLPGISNQYLWEPLQAGFYPPCVDGDYDMGIVAHEVGHGIQNRMTANGNGLSGDQARSMGESWSDLSAMEYLNGYGYEYGTGLQRYSIAAYAVGDAVHGIRNFNMADSPLNYSDVDYDGNGTTSPHADGEIWSATQFDLRAALVKKWESRFDSDDQALQARCAEGLLPSTQCPGNRRWIQLIHDGFLLQPSSTSMLDSRDAILAADKVRYNSANTKELWAAFAKRGMGADAESVSASDHDVEAGFQDPVGSNGRIVFTATGTGATLPEEIEVHVGAFEARTTPVAVLAGATPSPARSFTPGTYRLYVVAEGFGHLRATMTVTAGGTKTVTLPLRANLASSTNGAEATGDGGGLEFLIDDSEDTNWASINEGDIRGKQVTVDLAGGQQTVREVQVSAVNRPGLCDGATGADPTEVVQCQDAEEAPYDTGGQNRFAALRSFEILTCDTTTGSACEQEGDFTSRLVAKDAFPADRPRPTVKDLRLRTFAIPETKATHVRIKVVDNQCTGGPDYTGAANPENNPLSDPDCANGALTTASAAGAPATTTNNSQLQRVRISELQVFTSRTAAAPVVNTPPVVTPPVVTPPVSAPTLPTTGGVPLALLGLGLLVGAGAVVRARRTA